In a single window of the Bacillus mycoides genome:
- a CDS encoding NupC/NupG family nucleoside CNT transporter: MKFVMFLVGLLVVFVLGFLISSDRKKIKYKPIAIMLVIQLALTYFLLNTPIGYILVKGISDGFGALLGYAESGIVFVFGGLVNKGEVSFFLTALLPIVFFAVLIGILQHFKILPIFIRAIGTLLSKVNGLGKLESYNAVAAAIVGQAEVFITVKDQLSKIPKHRLYTLCASSMSTVSMSIVGSYMKMIEPKYVVTALVLNLFSGFIIIHLINPYDITEEEDTLQLENKKKQSFFEMLSEYIMLGFTIAITVAAMLLGFVALITAINSLFDSVFGITFQAILGYIFSPLAFVMGIPQSEMVTAGQIMATKLVSNEFVAMLDLGKVAGELSARTVGILSVFLVSFANFSSIGIIAGATKGIDENQSNVVSSFGLRLVYGATLVSLLSAIIVGVML, from the coding sequence ATGAAGTTTGTTATGTTTCTTGTAGGACTACTAGTTGTATTCGTACTCGGCTTTCTTATAAGTTCTGATCGTAAGAAAATCAAGTATAAACCAATCGCAATTATGCTTGTTATTCAGCTAGCGTTAACGTATTTCTTATTAAATACGCCAATTGGTTATATTTTAGTAAAAGGAATTTCAGATGGATTTGGAGCACTTCTTGGATATGCGGAATCTGGAATCGTTTTCGTGTTTGGTGGTCTTGTTAATAAAGGAGAGGTTTCATTCTTCTTAACAGCTTTATTACCAATCGTATTCTTTGCAGTGTTAATCGGAATTCTGCAACACTTTAAAATTTTACCGATATTTATTCGTGCTATTGGTACTCTGCTAAGTAAAGTAAATGGTTTAGGAAAATTAGAATCATATAATGCAGTAGCGGCCGCAATTGTTGGGCAGGCAGAAGTATTTATTACAGTAAAAGATCAATTAAGTAAAATCCCAAAACATCGTTTATATACATTATGTGCATCTTCCATGTCGACAGTATCGATGTCAATCGTTGGTTCTTATATGAAAATGATTGAGCCAAAATATGTAGTAACAGCACTTGTATTAAATTTATTTAGTGGTTTCATTATTATTCATCTTATTAACCCGTATGATATTACGGAAGAAGAAGATACATTGCAGTTAGAAAATAAGAAAAAGCAGTCATTCTTTGAAATGTTAAGCGAATATATTATGCTCGGTTTCACGATTGCGATTACAGTAGCAGCGATGTTACTTGGTTTCGTAGCATTAATTACAGCAATCAATAGCTTGTTTGATTCAGTGTTCGGTATTACATTCCAAGCTATTTTAGGATATATCTTCTCACCATTAGCATTCGTAATGGGTATCCCGCAATCAGAGATGGTAACAGCGGGACAAATTATGGCAACAAAATTAGTATCGAACGAATTTGTTGCGATGCTTGATCTGGGGAAAGTAGCTGGTGAGTTATCAGCTCGTACAGTCGGTATTCTTTCTGTATTCCTTGTATCATTTGCGAACTTCTCATCTATCGGAATTATCGCAGGTGCAACGAAAGGAATCGATGAAAACCAATCAAACGTTGTTTCATCATTCGGATTACGACTTGTATACGGTGCGACATTAGTAAGTCTTTTATCGGCGATTATCGTTGGTGTTATGTTATAA
- a CDS encoding NupC/NupG family nucleoside CNT transporter — protein sequence MKLVMFLVGLLVVFVLGFLISSDRKKIKYKPIAVMLVIQLVLAYFLLNTKVGFVLVKGIADGFGAILKFAEAGVNFVFGGLANDGQAPFFLTVLLPIIFLAVLIGILQHIKVLPIIIRAVGFVLSKINGLGKLESYNAVAAAIVGQGEVFITVKDQLSKLPKNRLYTLCASSMSTVSMSIVGSYMKMIDPKYVVTALVLNLFSGFIIIHIINPYDVNEEDDILELQEDKKQTFFEMLGEYIMLGFSIAVTVAAMLIGFVALITAINGVFDSIFGITFQSILGYIFSPLAFVMGIPTSEMLTAGQIMATKLVTNEFVAMLDLGKVAGDLSARTVGILSIFLVSFANFSSIGIIAGATKSIDGKQANVVSSFGLKLVYGATLVSILSAVIVGVML from the coding sequence ATGAAACTAGTAATGTTTCTAGTAGGTTTACTTGTAGTATTTGTACTAGGGTTCCTTATAAGTTCAGATCGTAAGAAAATTAAATATAAACCAATTGCAGTTATGCTTGTAATTCAATTGGTACTTGCGTATTTCTTACTAAATACAAAGGTCGGATTTGTATTAGTAAAAGGGATTGCAGATGGATTTGGCGCTATTTTAAAATTTGCGGAAGCAGGGGTTAATTTCGTATTTGGTGGTCTAGCAAATGATGGACAAGCACCATTCTTCTTAACAGTATTATTACCAATTATTTTCTTAGCAGTACTAATTGGAATCTTACAACATATTAAAGTTTTACCGATTATCATTCGTGCAGTCGGTTTCGTATTAAGTAAAATTAACGGTTTAGGAAAACTTGAATCATATAATGCAGTAGCAGCGGCAATTGTCGGCCAAGGTGAAGTATTTATTACAGTAAAAGATCAATTAAGCAAATTACCGAAAAATCGTTTATACACACTTTGTGCATCATCAATGTCAACAGTTTCGATGTCAATCGTTGGTTCTTATATGAAGATGATTGATCCAAAATATGTAGTAACAGCACTTGTACTAAACTTATTTAGTGGATTTATTATCATTCATATTATTAATCCGTATGATGTGAACGAAGAAGATGACATTTTAGAATTACAAGAAGATAAGAAACAAACATTCTTTGAAATGTTAGGCGAATATATTATGCTAGGTTTCTCTATCGCTGTAACAGTAGCGGCGATGTTAATCGGTTTCGTAGCATTAATTACAGCAATTAACGGTGTGTTCGATTCTATTTTCGGAATCACATTCCAGAGCATTTTAGGATACATCTTCTCACCATTAGCATTCGTAATGGGTATTCCAACATCAGAGATGCTAACAGCAGGACAAATTATGGCGACGAAATTAGTAACAAACGAATTTGTTGCGATGCTTGATCTTGGAAAAGTAGCTGGCGATTTATCAGCTCGTACAGTAGGTATTTTATCAATCTTCCTTGTATCATTTGCGAACTTCTCATCTATCGGAATTATCGCAGGTGCAACGAAGAGTATCGATGGAAAACAAGCAAACGTTGTATCTTCATTCGGATTAAAACTTGTATACGGTGCAACGTTAGTAAGTATATTATCAGCGGTTATCGTTGGGGTTATGCTTTAA
- a CDS encoding ferritin: MLSKKLHDALNEQMNFEFYSAHAYMAMAAYCTAESYDGFANFFLVQAEEERFHAMKLYNYINDRGERAIITGFDHPNNEYDSVLNAFEVALEHEREVTKRIYHLSDIAWDEREHATITFLKWFVDEQVEEEASFDSIIQKLKRITSDSNALFMLDAELEKRTFTPPAE, translated from the coding sequence ATGTTATCTAAAAAATTGCACGACGCACTAAATGAACAAATGAATTTTGAATTTTACTCTGCCCACGCTTATATGGCAATGGCTGCTTACTGTACAGCGGAAAGCTACGATGGATTCGCTAACTTTTTCCTTGTACAAGCTGAAGAAGAGCGTTTCCACGCAATGAAACTTTACAACTACATTAATGACCGCGGCGAGCGCGCTATTATTACTGGATTTGATCATCCTAATAACGAATATGATTCTGTATTGAATGCTTTTGAAGTAGCACTTGAGCACGAGCGTGAAGTAACGAAGCGCATTTATCACTTATCTGATATCGCTTGGGATGAGCGTGAACACGCAACAATTACCTTCTTAAAATGGTTCGTTGACGAGCAAGTAGAAGAAGAAGCTTCATTTGATAGCATCATCCAAAAATTAAAACGTATTACAAGCGATTCAAACGCATTATTTATGCTAGATGCTGAATTAGAGAAACGTACATTTACGCCTCCAGCTGAGTAG
- a CDS encoding MazG nucleotide pyrophosphohydrolase domain-containing protein, with protein sequence MDIVAFQRWVEEFYEKRSWSQYNSFIRLNFLTEEVGEVSRVVRAIEIGRDRPDEQTKTQEELKQELKEELGDVLSNLIVLSQKYDLDLQDIMETHVTKLSKRFETSK encoded by the coding sequence ATGGATATCGTCGCATTTCAAAGATGGGTGGAGGAATTTTACGAAAAACGAAGCTGGTCACAGTACAACTCCTTTATTCGCTTAAATTTCTTAACTGAGGAAGTTGGGGAAGTTTCACGCGTTGTTCGCGCAATTGAAATCGGTCGTGATCGCCCTGATGAACAAACGAAAACACAAGAAGAGCTAAAACAAGAACTAAAAGAAGAACTTGGTGATGTACTATCTAATCTTATTGTTCTTTCACAAAAATATGATTTGGATTTACAAGACATTATGGAAACACACGTTACAAAGCTTTCAAAAAGATTCGAAACATCTAAATGA
- a CDS encoding TIGR00730 family Rossman fold protein, protein MFAGSNLGGRPEFKEQAIELGKMFVENDYELVYGGSCVGLMGEVANEVLRLGGRVTGVMPRGLFRGEIVHTGLTELIEVETMHERKAKMAELADAFIALPGGYGTFEELFEVVCWSQIGIHDKPVGLLNIKDFYGPILQMVDRAAEEGFMNPSNKELIVSAETAAKLIHEIQNYERPVLGTKWKQLS, encoded by the coding sequence GTGTTTGCAGGTTCAAATTTAGGGGGAAGACCAGAATTTAAAGAGCAGGCAATAGAGTTAGGGAAAATGTTTGTTGAGAACGATTATGAGCTTGTATACGGCGGTTCATGCGTTGGATTAATGGGAGAAGTAGCGAATGAAGTTCTTCGTTTAGGTGGACGTGTAACAGGTGTTATGCCGCGTGGTTTATTCCGTGGTGAAATCGTTCATACAGGATTAACAGAATTAATTGAAGTAGAAACGATGCACGAACGTAAAGCAAAAATGGCAGAGCTTGCGGATGCTTTCATTGCATTACCAGGCGGATACGGAACATTTGAAGAGCTATTTGAAGTTGTATGTTGGTCACAAATTGGTATACATGATAAGCCAGTTGGTTTATTAAACATTAAAGACTTCTACGGACCAATTCTGCAAATGGTTGATCGCGCAGCTGAAGAAGGCTTTATGAACCCGTCGAATAAAGAGTTGATTGTTTCAGCTGAGACGGCAGCTAAATTAATTCATGAAATACAAAATTACGAGCGTCCTGTTTTGGGAACGAAGTGGAAGCAGTTATCATAG
- a CDS encoding DinB family protein produces MGRSVLKMYNYHLWANEVILNRLKELPQDIFHKEVKSGFSSVAKVMSHIYLTDLAWLEIISGKSMSDAMVHTDQLKEQLETKNIEEMETSFYELSKRYKELLSSQQDYEKVFEVDNPYAGLLDTTVSETIIHVVTHGAYHRGNIATMLRQMGHTSVMQDFGLFLYSK; encoded by the coding sequence ATGGGGCGTTCGGTATTAAAAATGTATAACTACCACTTATGGGCAAATGAAGTTATTTTAAATCGCTTAAAAGAACTACCGCAAGACATTTTCCATAAGGAAGTTAAGAGTGGTTTTTCTTCGGTGGCAAAAGTAATGTCTCACATATACCTCACAGATTTAGCCTGGCTTGAGATTATTTCTGGTAAAAGTATGAGTGATGCAATGGTACACACAGACCAATTGAAAGAACAGCTAGAAACAAAAAATATTGAGGAAATGGAAACTAGTTTTTATGAATTATCTAAACGATATAAAGAACTTTTAAGTAGTCAACAAGATTATGAAAAAGTGTTTGAGGTTGATAATCCGTATGCTGGGCTCCTGGATACGACGGTTTCTGAAACAATAATACACGTCGTCACCCACGGAGCATATCACCGTGGGAATATAGCCACAATGTTGCGGCAAATGGGGCATACCTCTGTTATGCAAGATTTTGGACTATTTCTATATTCAAAATGA
- a CDS encoding Dps family protein: MNTQVIEALNKQVANWSVLFTKLHNFHWYVKGPQFFTLHEKFEELYTESATHIDEIAERILAIGGKPVATMKEYLELSSIQEAAYGETAEGMVEAIMKDYEMMLTELKKGMVIAQESDDEMTSDLLLGIYTELEKHAWMLRAFLNQ, translated from the coding sequence ATGAATACACAAGTAATCGAAGCATTAAACAAACAAGTAGCAAACTGGAGCGTTTTATTTACAAAACTACACAACTTCCATTGGTACGTAAAAGGACCTCAATTCTTCACACTACATGAAAAATTTGAAGAGCTTTACACAGAATCAGCTACTCACATCGATGAAATCGCAGAACGCATTTTAGCAATTGGCGGCAAACCAGTAGCAACAATGAAAGAATACTTAGAACTATCTTCTATTCAAGAAGCAGCTTACGGAGAAACTGCAGAAGGGATGGTCGAAGCAATCATGAAAGACTACGAAATGATGCTAACTGAACTGAAAAAAGGCATGGTAATCGCTCAAGAATCTGACGACGAAATGACATCTGACCTACTACTAGGCATCTACACAGAACTAGAAAAACACGCTTGGATGCTACGTGCATTCTTGAATCAATAA
- a CDS encoding alanine/glycine:cation symporter family protein — MVDIFSRFLEVTNNILWSYILIAMLIGFGLYFSFKLKFVQITHFREMVSLISKGFNRKEKKKDSISPFQAFCLSAAARIGIGNLAGVALAISMGGPGAIFWMWFIAILGAATSFVECTLAQIYKVKDGSRFRGGPAYYMEKGLNKRWMGVWFSLLITVAYGLIFNSVQANTVTIAFENAFGLERTIVGALLALLVAVIIFGGIKSISRITEMIVPPMAIIYIGVAVFVVINNFTMLPSIFTEIFNSAFGLDQAIAGGIGAAIKFGIQRGLFATEAGMGSSPNAAATSDVSHPVKQGLVQALGVFVDTFLVCTSTAFIVLCSGLYKGSNLEGIELTQQALSSQIGPWASTFLAIIIFLFAFSSLLGNYYYGETNIAFIKESKTWLLIYRVAVVGMVFFGSIAALQTVWSLADFFMGLMVFTNLIAISFLSKFAYAALVDYIKQKKQGKDPVFVASSIPGLKNTECWDGQDLEEKKQVG; from the coding sequence ATGGTTGATATCTTTAGCAGATTCCTTGAGGTAACGAATAATATTTTATGGTCATATATTCTTATTGCAATGTTAATCGGCTTCGGTCTTTATTTCTCTTTCAAATTAAAATTTGTCCAAATTACTCATTTCCGTGAGATGGTCAGTTTAATTAGTAAAGGATTTAATCGAAAAGAAAAAAAGAAAGATAGCATCTCTCCATTCCAAGCATTTTGCTTAAGTGCAGCGGCACGTATCGGTATCGGAAACTTAGCTGGTGTAGCATTAGCCATTTCAATGGGTGGACCTGGCGCAATATTTTGGATGTGGTTTATCGCTATCCTTGGAGCAGCTACTAGTTTCGTAGAATGTACGCTCGCGCAAATTTATAAAGTAAAAGATGGAAGCAGATTCCGTGGTGGACCAGCGTATTACATGGAAAAAGGGTTAAACAAACGCTGGATGGGTGTTTGGTTTTCACTTCTTATTACAGTTGCGTACGGATTAATTTTCAATTCTGTACAAGCAAACACGGTAACAATAGCATTTGAAAATGCTTTTGGACTAGAGCGAACGATCGTAGGAGCTCTATTAGCTTTATTAGTTGCAGTTATTATTTTTGGTGGTATCAAGAGCATTTCACGTATTACAGAAATGATTGTTCCTCCAATGGCAATCATTTATATCGGCGTAGCTGTTTTTGTCGTAATTAACAACTTCACTATGTTACCAAGCATTTTTACAGAAATATTTAACAGCGCATTTGGTTTAGACCAAGCTATCGCTGGTGGTATTGGAGCAGCAATCAAATTCGGAATTCAGCGCGGTTTATTCGCGACAGAAGCAGGTATGGGTAGCTCTCCTAATGCAGCAGCAACATCAGATGTATCTCACCCTGTAAAACAAGGACTTGTTCAAGCATTAGGTGTTTTCGTAGATACATTCTTAGTATGTACATCAACAGCGTTTATCGTATTATGTTCTGGACTTTACAAAGGATCGAATTTAGAAGGTATTGAATTAACACAACAAGCATTAAGTTCACAAATTGGACCGTGGGCAAGCACTTTCTTAGCGATTATTATTTTCCTATTCGCTTTCAGTTCTTTACTAGGAAACTACTATTATGGTGAAACAAATATCGCATTCATTAAAGAAAGCAAAACATGGTTACTGATTTATCGTGTTGCAGTTGTCGGAATGGTGTTCTTCGGATCTATCGCTGCCCTTCAAACGGTTTGGAGTTTAGCTGATTTCTTTATGGGACTAATGGTATTTACAAACTTAATTGCCATCTCATTCCTTAGCAAGTTCGCCTACGCAGCATTAGTAGACTATATTAAACAAAAGAAACAAGGAAAAGATCCTGTCTTCGTTGCAAGTTCTATCCCTGGCTTAAAAAATACAGAGTGTTGGGATGGGCAAGATTTAGAAGAGAAGAAACAAGTTGGATAA
- a CDS encoding cation:proton antiporter regulatory subunit: protein MNIRESELPGIGYKFQIVTKGNEKMVIVIHDDGRREMYHFDSDHEESISSISLRDSEARQIAAILGGMVYKPRALENVEMVFEGLAIEWFKVENAAPAIGKTIGDLEIRKTYSVTIIAVMKKNMKKLFNPGPDTVIEEGDMLVVSGEREEIKKIINELLSNRGTD, encoded by the coding sequence ATGAATATTAGAGAAAGTGAACTTCCGGGTATTGGTTATAAATTTCAAATCGTTACGAAAGGTAACGAAAAGATGGTGATCGTCATTCATGATGATGGGCGTAGAGAAATGTATCATTTTGATTCAGATCATGAAGAAAGCATCTCAAGTATTTCATTACGTGACTCAGAGGCGAGACAAATTGCAGCAATATTAGGTGGAATGGTATACAAACCTAGAGCATTAGAAAATGTTGAGATGGTCTTTGAAGGTTTAGCAATTGAGTGGTTTAAAGTGGAGAATGCAGCTCCGGCAATCGGAAAAACAATTGGCGACCTTGAAATAAGAAAAACATATAGCGTAACGATAATTGCAGTTATGAAAAAGAATATGAAAAAGCTATTTAATCCAGGTCCAGACACGGTGATTGAAGAAGGAGATATGCTTGTAGTTTCTGGTGAGAGAGAAGAAATTAAAAAGATTATTAATGAATTACTTTCGAATAGGGGGACTGACTAG
- a CDS encoding cation:proton antiporter — protein sequence MDTLIFEVGTALVLVAIAAVIAGKFKFSVIPFLIVLGMLVGPHAPTIGVIDLKFIESASVISFLGRIGVLFLLFYLGLEFSMKKLIKSGRSIAIGGTIYILINFSLGLLYGFIMGFPLLEILIIAGIITISSSAIVAKVLVDLRRTGNNETELILGIIMFEDIFLAVYLSVVSGLVLGDHASFLGALTSIGIALGYMLLFFIVARKATPLLNRLLNISSDEIFIIVVFASLFFIAGFSETIHVAEAIGALLLGLVFSETEHSDRIEHLVVPFRDFFGAIFFFSFGLSIDPFSLGGAIWLTLGAVLLTIIGNFVAGMIAGRQAGLSHKASTNIGLTIVSRGEFSIIMANIGIAGGLMSVLKPFSALYVLILSILGPLLTKESKNVYKFLNKIFKWDTKTR from the coding sequence ATGGATACTTTAATTTTTGAAGTTGGTACAGCTTTAGTTTTAGTAGCAATTGCGGCGGTAATCGCTGGAAAGTTTAAATTCTCAGTAATTCCTTTTCTAATTGTTCTTGGCATGTTAGTAGGGCCGCACGCGCCGACAATAGGTGTTATCGATCTCAAATTTATTGAAAGTGCAAGTGTGATATCCTTCCTTGGAAGGATTGGTGTTCTGTTCCTTCTTTTCTATCTGGGATTAGAGTTTTCGATGAAAAAACTAATTAAATCTGGACGTTCTATCGCGATTGGCGGAACAATCTATATTTTGATTAACTTTTCACTAGGATTATTATACGGATTTATAATGGGATTCCCGTTACTCGAAATCTTAATTATTGCGGGTATTATTACGATTTCTTCTAGTGCTATCGTTGCAAAGGTATTAGTTGATTTAAGAAGAACTGGTAATAATGAAACCGAATTAATTTTAGGAATTATTATGTTTGAAGATATATTCCTTGCTGTATATTTATCAGTAGTTTCTGGCTTAGTTCTTGGGGATCACGCTTCCTTCTTAGGTGCCCTTACGTCAATTGGAATTGCTTTAGGATATATGCTTCTATTCTTTATTGTGGCTAGAAAAGCAACGCCGTTATTAAATAGATTGCTCAATATTAGTTCAGATGAAATTTTTATTATTGTAGTATTTGCTTCGTTGTTCTTTATTGCAGGTTTTTCAGAAACAATTCACGTTGCAGAAGCAATCGGGGCACTTCTTTTAGGGTTAGTTTTCTCTGAGACAGAGCATAGTGATCGAATTGAACATCTTGTTGTTCCATTTAGAGACTTCTTCGGAGCTATCTTCTTCTTCAGTTTCGGATTAAGTATCGATCCGTTTTCATTGGGCGGAGCAATATGGTTAACGTTAGGTGCTGTACTTCTGACGATAATCGGAAACTTTGTAGCAGGGATGATTGCAGGAAGACAAGCCGGATTATCTCATAAAGCATCAACAAATATTGGATTAACAATCGTTTCAAGGGGAGAATTCTCAATCATTATGGCTAATATCGGTATCGCGGGTGGGTTAATGTCGGTATTGAAACCATTCTCAGCACTATACGTGCTTATACTATCGATCTTAGGTCCACTTCTGACGAAAGAGTCAAAGAATGTATATAAATTTTTAAATAAAATCTTTAAGTGGGATACGAAGACTAGATAA
- a CDS encoding DedA family protein produces the protein MLGELIHSVLVFLEGLGYWGIMLGLMIEVIPSEIVLSYAGYLVSTGSITFWGAVAFGTIGGVIAQLFIYWIGRYGGRPVLERYGKYILIQKKHIDYAEAWFNRYGTGVIFTARFIPVVRHAISIPAGIAKMSHAKFITLTTLAVIPWSIVFIYLGFKLGTEWESINKVAGPYVKYFALAAIVCAIGYFILKKMMKKK, from the coding sequence ATGTTAGGAGAGTTGATTCATTCAGTTTTAGTTTTTCTAGAAGGACTTGGTTATTGGGGAATTATGCTGGGATTAATGATAGAGGTTATCCCAAGTGAAATCGTATTATCTTATGCAGGTTATTTAGTATCAACAGGAAGCATTACATTTTGGGGGGCTGTCGCGTTCGGTACAATTGGTGGTGTAATCGCACAACTATTCATTTATTGGATCGGTCGATACGGAGGAAGACCTGTTCTTGAGCGATATGGAAAATATATTTTGATTCAGAAGAAACATATTGATTATGCTGAAGCGTGGTTTAATCGTTACGGAACTGGTGTTATTTTTACAGCGCGTTTTATTCCTGTTGTGCGTCATGCTATTTCGATACCAGCGGGTATTGCGAAAATGTCACATGCTAAGTTTATTACGCTAACTACACTAGCTGTTATTCCATGGTCAATTGTATTTATATATTTAGGTTTTAAATTAGGAACAGAGTGGGAAAGTATTAATAAAGTAGCTGGGCCATATGTGAAATACTTTGCACTTGCTGCTATTGTTTGTGCAATTGGTTATTTTATATTAAAAAAAATGATGAAAAAAAAGTGA
- a CDS encoding DUF3920 family protein translates to MELQFQNVYQQVENWYVLDSELPWDVKKLRNDLFSLIEVSATPVIFCDTCDANHVLLSLGEEEEEFLFPVGGFYHKEKQLIFVCMWEEYEQVLKTLLHEFRHAMQHKDDVLYVGNELYEERWIEKDARRFAERKLDEYKNRNLI, encoded by the coding sequence ATGGAACTCCAGTTTCAAAATGTATATCAACAAGTCGAGAATTGGTATGTGTTGGATTCGGAGCTTCCTTGGGATGTCAAAAAGTTAAGAAATGATTTGTTTTCTCTTATTGAAGTAAGTGCAACGCCAGTTATTTTTTGTGATACGTGTGATGCGAATCATGTACTTTTATCATTAGGAGAAGAAGAAGAGGAGTTTTTATTCCCAGTAGGTGGTTTTTATCATAAAGAAAAACAATTAATTTTCGTTTGTATGTGGGAAGAATATGAGCAAGTGCTCAAAACGCTATTGCATGAATTCAGGCATGCGATGCAGCATAAGGACGATGTACTATATGTTGGAAATGAACTATACGAAGAAAGATGGATTGAGAAAGATGCGAGGCGTTTCGCGGAGAGGAAGCTAGATGAATATAAAAATAGAAATTTAATCTGA
- a CDS encoding MarR family winged helix-turn-helix transcriptional regulator: protein MKAGERLGVLLWFRLSRFYNRSIRETNQHLKKWNVSAAQFDVLVQIGGNDRLTQQELGNKLFVTKGNVTQLLNKMEQLDWIQREQEGTTKYISLTEKGKVLYEEIVPPQETFQAEQFDKLNREEQKQLLELLKKLQ from the coding sequence ATGAAAGCAGGGGAAAGACTTGGAGTACTATTATGGTTTCGTTTATCACGCTTTTATAATAGAAGTATTCGTGAGACGAATCAGCATTTGAAAAAGTGGAATGTATCTGCCGCTCAGTTTGATGTATTAGTTCAAATTGGAGGAAACGATCGTTTAACGCAGCAAGAACTTGGAAATAAGTTGTTTGTTACGAAAGGAAATGTTACTCAACTTTTAAATAAGATGGAGCAACTAGATTGGATTCAGCGTGAACAAGAAGGTACTACGAAATATATTTCATTAACAGAAAAGGGAAAGGTTCTATATGAAGAAATAGTCCCGCCGCAAGAAACATTTCAAGCAGAGCAATTTGATAAGTTAAATAGAGAAGAACAAAAACAATTATTAGAATTGCTGAAGAAGTTGCAGTGA
- a CDS encoding pirin family protein, protein MFRKVDHKNMGRANHGWLNTHFHFSFANYYNPNNMNFGAVRVMNDDLIAPQTGFDMHPHRDMEIISYVIDGELTHEDSMGNRGIIERGHVQYMSAGTGVFHSEHNLGSETLRLLQIWILPDRDGHKPNYGEFKFDWSKRENEWFHMVSPSDGDAPIHIHQDANLYSLSLEAGKEIHFPVKEGRQLYIVQIEGSSVVNGETLVMRDAAEAVEEYIRIQAKEKSHYLAIEMKMQ, encoded by the coding sequence ATGTTTAGAAAAGTTGATCATAAAAATATGGGAAGAGCAAATCACGGTTGGTTAAATACACATTTTCATTTTTCCTTTGCAAATTATTATAATCCAAACAACATGAATTTTGGAGCAGTACGTGTTATGAATGATGATTTAATAGCGCCACAAACTGGTTTTGATATGCATCCGCACCGTGATATGGAGATTATCTCTTACGTTATAGATGGTGAATTAACACATGAAGATAGTATGGGGAACCGCGGGATAATTGAGCGTGGGCATGTTCAATATATGAGTGCAGGTACTGGTGTATTTCACAGTGAGCATAACTTAGGAAGTGAAACATTACGGTTATTGCAAATTTGGATTTTACCAGACCGCGACGGTCATAAACCGAACTATGGTGAGTTTAAATTTGATTGGAGTAAACGTGAAAATGAGTGGTTCCATATGGTATCTCCTTCTGATGGAGATGCACCAATTCATATTCACCAAGATGCAAATTTATATTCTTTATCATTAGAAGCTGGTAAAGAAATTCATTTCCCTGTTAAAGAAGGACGTCAATTGTACATTGTACAAATTGAAGGTAGCAGCGTTGTAAACGGTGAAACACTTGTAATGCGTGATGCAGCGGAGGCTGTAGAAGAATATATTCGCATTCAAGCGAAAGAGAAGTCTCACTATTTAGCAATTGAAATGAAAATGCAATAA